The following DNA comes from Verrucomicrobiota bacterium.
CGACCCAACGGTTGTGCAGCAACGCTCCATCCACGGTGGCGCCGATGGCTCGCAGGACCGCCGGGTGCAAACTGTCGAGCTTGCGGCCGAGCACCGGGTGGCCGCGATCGATCGCCAGGACGTACTGAGTAAGGTCGTTGCTGCCGATCGAAAAGAAATCGGCTTCGGCTGCAAAATGATCGGACAATATGGCGGCGGCCGGCGTTTCCACCATGATGCCGACCTCCGGCAGAGGCGATACGCCGAGCTCCTTGCCCAGGGAGGAAAGGACCCCGCGAAGCTCCCGGACCTCTTCGACGTCGCTCACCAGCGGCAACATCACACGGTAGCGGCCCTGCGCGCCGATCCGCAGGATCGCACGCAGTTGGTCCCGGTAGAGGTCCGCGCGCTCCAGGGCAAGCCTGACGCCGCGGACGCCCAGGCTCGGGTTATCTTCGTGCACCTGGGGGAAGTAGGAAGGCAGTTTGTCACCGCCTAAGTCCAAGGTCCGGATGATGAGCGGCCGATCGCCTAAAGCGCTCGTAATCGCGACGTACTGGGAGAGGTGCTCCTCTTCGGTAGGCGGTTGGGCGCGATCCAGGAACAGGAACTCGGTCCGCAGTAAGCCGACGCCGTCGGCGCCCATCGTTACGGCTTCTTGCGCATCGGCGGCCCCGCCGATGTTAGCGGCCACCTCAATGCGGATGCCGTCCCGGGTCACCGCCGGTTCGTGCGCCTTTTTCCGGCTCTCGGCGCGAACGGTTTCCCGCCGGCGTTGAACCGACCGGATTTCGTCGAGCCTTTCACGGGCCGGTTGAGTCTCAAGGACACCGTCGTCGCCGTTCAGTACGATCTCCCGATCGCCGGACAGCGCCAGGGCGGCAGCCGGGAGACCGGCCACGGCGGGCAGGGCCATGGAACGGGCCAGGATCGCAACGTGCGACGTCGGGCCGCCGCGCACCGTGGCAAAGCCCGCCAGCTTCGTCCGATCCAAAGAGATCAAAACGGACGGTGGAAGGTCCTCGGCCACGAGAATGGAATGTTCCGTCATTTGCGGCAACTGCGGTTCGACCCCGGTGAGGCGCCAGATCACCCGGAGGGCCACGTCCTCGATGTCGGCGGCCCGTCCGGCGAGAACCCCGCTCTTGAGCGACCGCACCCGTTCTTCACACGAACGCGCCGCCCGTTGCCACGCCCACGCGGCGCTTTTTCCTTGGGCAATCCATTTTTCCGCCTCGGTGACGAGCAGCGGGTCTTCCAGGATGATCCGATGCGCAAGCAGGATTTCACCCTGCTGGTCGCCGGCCGCGACGCTTTCCGCTTCGATGTCTGCCCGGGTCGCCGCCACCGCTGCCTGCAGGGCGCGCCGCTCTTCGGCAGGGTCCGCCGCCGATTCCGGCACCTGAACGACCGGTCGAACCAGCTTTGCGACCTGCCCGACCGCCAGGCCCGGAGATGCCGAGACGCCCCGCAACATTCCCGGCCGCACTTCTCCCTCCCCCGCCGGTACTGCCGGGGGAAATGCGGCCGCAACGGTTTCCACGCGGGTTGTGGGCGGCCGCTTTTCGACGCGGCCAAAGGCGGTTCTGGCCAATGAACTCAAAGCTTCCACCGCCTGCTGAGCGTCAGCTCCCCTTGCCACGATGCAGATGGGTTGACCGCGGCCGATCTCAAGTCCGAGGAGGGCAACTACGCTCTTGGCGTCGGCCGTGCGGCCGGAGGGGCCGGCGACTTCAACCACGCTCTTGAACCGGCGGGCAGTGTCCGCGAGGGCAGCTGCCGGCCGGGCGTGGATCCCGTGTTCGGCCTCAACCGTGATCGGCTCGGATTCTGACCTGGGCAGCCCTGAATCGGCGGCCGGCGGAACGGGGGGCGCCGTCCCTTTGGAAGCCTCAACGGCGAAAAGGGAGGTACGACCCGCCTCCGCGAACCCTTGAAACGGCTTTCTGAGCGGAAAACGGTCGGAGTTGGCAACCAGGACCACGGTGATGAGGCTCTTGGCTTTGCGCACGATAAGGTCGGCGTCGAATTCGAGTAACGGGTCTCCCCTGCTCACCCGCGTGCCCTCAGAGCACCGAACCTCAAACCCCTCGCCGTTCAGGTTCACGGTTTCGATCCCAACGTGAATCAGAAGTTCGACTCCTTCATCGGTGACAACCGTAACCGCATGCCGTTTTCGGTGGACCTGAGCGACTTTCCCGTCGCACGGCGATAAGACCCGGTTGTCGACGGGGTCAATGGCCAGCCCGTCACCGGCCATGCGTTGGGCAAACACAGGATCAGGCACATCGCCCAGCGGAACGACGGGACCGGACAGGGGGGCAAAAAATTCAGAGTCCATGAGGTTAAATGGTTGGGTTAGGGATGCCTCGTTTGATCGGAGCGCCAGGCAGGGAAATCGGGGCCTCTAAGGGGAAAACAGGCAGAGGGCAGTCTCTTTCAGGGTACGATTCAGGAGGGAGCGGCAGGCGAGGATCTGGAAGTTAGCGATAATGGTCTGATAATGGTCTGAAGTTAATAATAGTTAGGCGAAGCCGTGGCGTCTGCACGCATAAAAGCAACTGAGTCCTTCGACTCCGCGGGGTAAGGCCGGAGCTACATTCCGCCGCCCGGGTCGTGGCGTGATGGAACATACTAATCAGGGGGGTTCCGTCGATAAGAACCCAATAACTTGTATTGGTCAATCAAAAGGCAAAAAGGGTTCCTGCCGGATCCTCTGCGAAACGGTGTGCAGATAGCTCAGCCTTGAAGGTGCCGGGGCTAGAATCCTTCCTGGATCTCCCTGCCCTCCGGCGATTGAACGGTGAACCCGAACTCAATCGTCTTTTTGCCCTGGGGAGGCAGGTCGAATTCCCAGGTTAACTTGCCGGTCGGCTGGTCCTGAGTCGTCGGCGGCTCGGAAAACGATATTCCCGTCAGCGTGATCTCGGTATTTTGGGAGACGGGCAACGCATCGATTACCTGCACCGCCACGGCCACCGGGTGATGGTTTTCAAGCGTGATCTGGTACCGCCGTTCCTGGGTGTCCTTGCGGTTGATTAACCCCGATGACGAACGGCGGTCAACCACCCGCTTTCGTCGCACCGTCAGGTTCTGGTCGCGCCCGAAATCGAGGTCGAACTCGGCGCCCGAGGGCACCTCGTTGATGGCACCTTTGCCGACCAGATCACCATCCCGATAAAGGTTTACCTCGCCGGCCAGTAGCAGCGCATCGGTCCGGTTAGTCACGTGGTAGCGCAGGAAGGCGGTTTGATCCAGAACCGGCGTGGTGACGTACCGGGGTTTACCTTCCAAGGTAATTTGCTGCAAGGCCACGGCGTGCGGATCGCCGTCGGCAGGAACGTTGGCCGGCAGGGGCGCCCGATAACTCACGCTCAGGCCGCGGTTGACCACTTCGGCCTGTGCCTGGAAGGCAGATTCCGAATCACCAGGCGCCGGGACCGCAGCCAGAGCCCGGGCCTTCGGCGCCCCGAGAGGGGCGCTATTA
Coding sequences within:
- the ptsP gene encoding phosphoenolpyruvate--protein phosphotransferase; amino-acid sequence: MDSEFFAPLSGPVVPLGDVPDPVFAQRMAGDGLAIDPVDNRVLSPCDGKVAQVHRKRHAVTVVTDEGVELLIHVGIETVNLNGEGFEVRCSEGTRVSRGDPLLEFDADLIVRKAKSLITVVLVANSDRFPLRKPFQGFAEAGRTSLFAVEASKGTAPPVPPAADSGLPRSESEPITVEAEHGIHARPAAALADTARRFKSVVEVAGPSGRTADAKSVVALLGLEIGRGQPICIVARGADAQQAVEALSSLARTAFGRVEKRPPTTRVETVAAAFPPAVPAGEGEVRPGMLRGVSASPGLAVGQVAKLVRPVVQVPESAADPAEERRALQAAVAATRADIEAESVAAGDQQGEILLAHRIILEDPLLVTEAEKWIAQGKSAAWAWQRAARSCEERVRSLKSGVLAGRAADIEDVALRVIWRLTGVEPQLPQMTEHSILVAEDLPPSVLISLDRTKLAGFATVRGGPTSHVAILARSMALPAVAGLPAAALALSGDREIVLNGDDGVLETQPARERLDEIRSVQRRRETVRAESRKKAHEPAVTRDGIRIEVAANIGGAADAQEAVTMGADGVGLLRTEFLFLDRAQPPTEEEHLSQYVAITSALGDRPLIIRTLDLGGDKLPSYFPQVHEDNPSLGVRGVRLALERADLYRDQLRAILRIGAQGRYRVMLPLVSDVEEVRELRGVLSSLGKELGVSPLPEVGIMVETPAAAILSDHFAAEADFFSIGSNDLTQYVLAIDRGHPVLGRKLDSLHPAVLRAIGATVDGALLHNRWVGVCGAMASEPAAVPLLMGLGVTELSVSIPMVPEIKAQVRTLDLKACRQLAEKAVGLRTADEVRALVKETFPVNP